TTGGAACGACCGTGAAGCCGAGACTTTCTGCAACGGCCTTTTTCTGAGGTCCTGTGAAAACCCGAATCTCCATCGAAGGATCATCTAACAAGGGTTTAACGAGATTTAAAGTTGGGTACAGATGCCCACTCAAAGGAACAGCTACCACATCGATTTTAATTTTTTTCATTTTTTTCCTGCCTTATATCTCTTATTAAGCTTTAAAACCTGCTTCTATCTATTAATTCGTAAAAAAAATCAAAAATTGAAGAAAAAATAAAATTTTTTTTAAATTTTTCAATGTTGCCTTTACTATCACTATTTAGAAAGAATGACTTCAACCTAAAAAAGCTCCCAAATGCCAAAGAGATTGAGTCTCTCAAACATTTGAAGAGTTTTCTATTTTTACGATTTGCGAGCTTAGTTATTTTCCAAATAAAATTCGAACCGCTCGCCGACATACTGACTTTTTACATACTCAAAAGCCGTCCCATCTTCAAAATAGGAAACCTGTGTTAGACCTAAAATAGCTTGTCCTTTTGAAATCTGTAAATAGTCCGCAATCTTATCTTTGGCCAATCGCGCATAGATGGTCTGGTGCGACTTTCCAATCTTATAGCCATGACGCTCCAAGGTTTGGAAGAAATGGCTGGTAACCTCTTCGCGATTGAAATTCTTAATAAATTTCTGTGGAATAGAGGCCACTTCATAAACAACAGGGATCCCATCAGCATACCGGACCCGTTCCATCCGAATGATGGTCTCTGTCTTATCAATGCCCAATTTGTCCACTTCTTGGAGGCTAGGAATGGTTTTCCGATAAGAAATCACTTGGCTAGAAGGTTCCTTGCCTTGCGATTTCATAATTTCTGTAAAACTGGTTGTTCCCCGCATTTTTTCTTGGACGCGCGTGCTAGTGATAAAGGTGCCACTTCCTACCCGTCTTTCAAGCACTCCTTCTTCAACCAGAAGGGTAATGGCCTGTCTAAGAGTCATCCGACTCACCTGAAATTTCTCCGCTAGATCGCGTTCGCTGGGAAGACGCTCCCCGATTTTCCATATTTTTTGATCAATCTCAGACTTAATCTGATCATGAATTTGAATGTAAGCTGGAATCATAACTTTGCTCTTTCTCTGTGTTATCTCTATTGTAGCGTAA
The DNA window shown above is from Streptococcus sp. S1 and carries:
- a CDS encoding GntR family transcriptional regulator, which translates into the protein MIPAYIQIHDQIKSEIDQKIWKIGERLPSERDLAEKFQVSRMTLRQAITLLVEEGVLERRVGSGTFITSTRVQEKMRGTTSFTEIMKSQGKEPSSQVISYRKTIPSLQEVDKLGIDKTETIIRMERVRYADGIPVVYEVASIPQKFIKNFNREEVTSHFFQTLERHGYKIGKSHQTIYARLAKDKIADYLQISKGQAILGLTQVSYFEDGTAFEYVKSQYVGERFEFYLENN